One Nonomuraea angiospora DNA segment encodes these proteins:
- a CDS encoding PP2C family protein-serine/threonine phosphatase, which yields MTDGGRREGPNLSTPAFVAGLAVITAMVAALDILSGSAVRLFPLLIFLPAIVAGLGTVRQTIVASVWVVLAAGGITTYLGGEPNDNLLAAGFTAVFGALSVFGCAYRVRREEEVHRLRSAAAALQQLIVRPLPLRTADVVIDGLYQPVEEDTMVGGDMYEVAVSHHGTRVLIADVQGKGLPAIGTALAVLGSFREAAYREETLAGVVEAMENAVARQNTFAATTGEPERLVTALVLDISRRLDVEAVNCGHIAPYMIHRGDARQVDLGEPSVPLGVGTLAPGPRGGARFAFPPGAALVLCTDGVTEARDPRGAFYPLEERLEGWASDPPDRLAQVLGEDLRAFTRTAPRDDIAILTLRRSES from the coding sequence GTGACGGATGGCGGGCGGCGCGAAGGGCCGAATCTCTCGACACCGGCGTTCGTCGCCGGGCTCGCCGTCATCACCGCGATGGTGGCCGCGCTCGACATCCTCTCGGGCTCGGCGGTGCGGCTGTTCCCGCTGCTGATCTTCCTGCCGGCGATCGTGGCGGGGCTGGGCACCGTACGGCAGACGATCGTCGCGTCGGTGTGGGTCGTCCTGGCGGCTGGGGGGATCACCACGTACCTGGGCGGCGAACCCAACGACAACCTGCTGGCAGCCGGGTTCACGGCCGTGTTCGGCGCGCTGAGCGTCTTCGGCTGCGCCTACCGGGTGCGGCGCGAGGAGGAGGTGCACCGGCTGCGCTCGGCGGCCGCCGCCCTCCAGCAGCTCATCGTGCGCCCGCTGCCGCTGCGCACCGCCGACGTCGTCATCGACGGCCTCTACCAGCCGGTGGAGGAGGACACGATGGTGGGCGGCGACATGTACGAGGTCGCCGTCTCCCACCACGGCACCCGGGTGCTCATCGCCGACGTGCAGGGCAAGGGCCTGCCCGCCATCGGGACCGCGCTGGCCGTGCTGGGCTCGTTCAGGGAGGCGGCCTACCGGGAGGAGACCCTGGCCGGGGTCGTCGAGGCGATGGAGAACGCCGTGGCCAGGCAGAACACCTTCGCCGCCACCACCGGTGAGCCCGAGCGTCTGGTCACCGCCCTGGTGCTGGACATCAGCCGGCGGCTGGACGTCGAGGCGGTCAACTGCGGGCACATCGCCCCGTACATGATCCACCGCGGCGACGCCCGGCAGGTCGACCTCGGGGAGCCGTCCGTGCCGCTCGGCGTGGGCACGCTCGCTCCCGGGCCGCGCGGCGGCGCGCGGTTCGCGTTCCCGCCCGGCGCGGCGCTGGTGCTGTGCACCGACGGCGTCACCGAGGCCCGCGACCCCCGCGGCGCCTTCTACCCGCTGGAGGAGCGCCTGGAGGGCTGGGCCTCCGACCCTCCCGATCGGCTCGCCCAGGTGCTCGGCGAAGACCTGCGCGCGTTCACCAGGACGGCGCCGCGCGACGACATCGCGATCCTCACGCTGCGCCGGTCCGAGTCCTGA
- a CDS encoding lantibiotic dehydratase produces MSEQDWTLLPAVTVRSAGFAWELVRSLAYPRAAAAAAEVVRLERRALDLLAEAPARHAPAEDPRPDRRAPAEDPRPGRRAPADDPRPVRSAAGGDARPVRGAGGGRLPRGLRSRLRDLRPLPDDTPAPAGWLAAWNEATGALEDARLALAGTTAADAALARAAAAGIAADERFLDALVRSAPGLYRDLRRGVAKGGRLRRLVGSVLQGLCATCSFGPLDHGRVEPAAPGGHTWSGHRARPRRVAYPADWVGEALQRRVLADPALVAGLVPRRRTWTRAVPDAVSGAAPFVALCDGSRTLAEIAAESGMELEQAAAALAVAVRRGLLTHDLCPPATVADPLSWLRERLPAETPRPHASRPDASHRDAHRSDGSRSEAPHPDAHRSGGDLPVGRRVREITELLAQYPAASPDVKLALQRRLETLAGSGRAHDDRPGDDRVVVHEAAAGTLRVSVGAGLAADLEGRVPQVLDLLAADAELTRQRTNRRLAGRLGAGTFGLAEVLGATGDLEIRYGDRLAERIAAIVRAAPPGAATVDLAGLLDDPEPPAAPVLCSADVMVAAPSLEAYEPGLTPLVLGDLHDVALLTPWALQFHPDGAALVAERDAAIARALGGHTALNVISRRATGRPPLEFPGPVLELGGVTADGGRRRIGLDELYVHSDGRRAVLRAKGVDGPLLLHNGEHDDTALHTALALPRVRRPDLRHLSRVPRLTWDNVVISRRVWRVGRASFDALGQAVGDRELLVAMARLRETHDLPVTFFAASARERRPIHVDTRSPALVEGLGRLAATAERLTLTETLPGPEECWLRDGGLRFAAELRCVYLRPAGGRPVPRPKSETAETRPSAVRVKAETADTRSPAARPKAEGGDTCSPAARSRAVARYPGPADVRADSCSRAAGPVVQGARAAHPYPWQGECR; encoded by the coding sequence GTGAGCGAGCAGGACTGGACTTTGCTGCCGGCCGTGACCGTCCGGAGCGCGGGCTTCGCCTGGGAGCTCGTCCGATCCCTGGCCTACCCGCGGGCCGCGGCGGCGGCCGCCGAGGTCGTCCGGCTGGAGCGGCGGGCGCTCGACCTGCTCGCCGAGGCCCCGGCCCGCCACGCCCCGGCCGAAGACCCCCGCCCGGATCGCCGGGCTCCGGCTGAGGACCCCCGCCCGGGCCGCCGGGCTCCGGCCGATGACCCCCGCCCGGTCCGCAGCGCCGCAGGCGGGGACGCCCGTCCCGTACGTGGGGCGGGCGGCGGGCGGCTGCCGCGTGGCCTGCGCAGCCGCCTGCGTGACCTGCGCCCGCTCCCGGACGACACGCCCGCGCCCGCCGGCTGGCTCGCCGCCTGGAACGAGGCGACCGGGGCGCTGGAGGACGCCCGGCTCGCCCTGGCGGGCACGACGGCGGCCGACGCGGCGCTCGCCCGCGCGGCGGCGGCCGGGATCGCGGCCGACGAGCGCTTCCTCGACGCCCTCGTGCGCTCGGCGCCCGGCCTCTACCGCGACCTGCGGCGCGGCGTCGCCAAGGGCGGCCGGCTGCGGCGCCTGGTCGGCTCGGTCCTGCAGGGGCTCTGCGCCACGTGCAGCTTCGGGCCGCTCGACCACGGCCGGGTCGAGCCCGCGGCGCCCGGCGGCCACACGTGGTCGGGCCACCGGGCGCGCCCGCGGCGGGTGGCGTACCCGGCCGACTGGGTGGGCGAGGCGCTCCAGCGGCGCGTCCTGGCCGACCCCGCGCTCGTGGCGGGGCTGGTGCCGCGCCGCCGGACCTGGACGCGCGCCGTGCCGGACGCCGTGTCCGGCGCGGCGCCGTTCGTCGCGCTGTGCGACGGGAGCCGGACGCTGGCCGAGATCGCCGCCGAGTCAGGGATGGAGCTGGAGCAGGCCGCCGCGGCCCTGGCGGTGGCGGTGCGCCGCGGGCTGCTCACCCACGACCTCTGCCCGCCGGCCACGGTCGCCGACCCCCTGTCCTGGCTGCGCGAACGCCTCCCCGCCGAAACCCCGCGCCCGCACGCCTCCCGCCCGGACGCCTCCCACCGGGACGCTCACCGTTCGGATGGCTCCCGCTCGGAGGCCCCCCATCCGGATGCCCACCGTTCGGGGGGCGATCTGCCGGTGGGGCGGCGGGTGCGGGAGATCACCGAGTTGCTCGCCCAGTATCCCGCCGCCTCTCCCGACGTGAAGCTGGCCCTGCAGCGGCGGCTCGAGACGCTGGCCGGCAGCGGACGGGCGCACGACGACCGGCCCGGCGACGACCGCGTCGTCGTGCACGAGGCCGCGGCAGGCACGCTCCGGGTGAGCGTCGGCGCGGGGCTGGCGGCCGACCTGGAAGGCCGCGTGCCCCAGGTGCTCGACCTGCTCGCCGCCGACGCCGAGCTGACCAGGCAGCGCACCAACCGGCGGCTCGCCGGCCGGCTCGGGGCGGGCACGTTCGGGCTGGCCGAGGTGCTGGGGGCGACCGGCGACCTGGAGATCCGCTACGGCGACCGCCTCGCCGAGCGGATCGCCGCGATCGTGCGCGCCGCGCCGCCCGGCGCCGCCACCGTCGACCTCGCGGGCCTGCTGGACGACCCCGAGCCGCCGGCCGCGCCCGTGCTCTGCTCGGCCGACGTCATGGTGGCCGCGCCGTCGCTGGAGGCGTACGAGCCGGGGCTGACCCCGCTGGTGCTCGGCGACCTCCACGACGTCGCGCTGCTGACGCCGTGGGCCCTGCAGTTCCACCCCGACGGCGCCGCGCTCGTCGCCGAGCGGGACGCGGCGATCGCGCGGGCGCTCGGCGGCCACACCGCGCTCAACGTCATCTCGCGCCGCGCCACGGGCCGGCCGCCGCTGGAGTTCCCCGGGCCGGTGCTGGAGCTGGGCGGAGTGACGGCCGACGGCGGGCGGCGCCGGATCGGGCTCGACGAGCTGTACGTGCACAGCGACGGGCGCCGGGCCGTCCTGCGGGCCAAGGGGGTGGACGGGCCGCTGCTGCTGCACAACGGCGAGCACGACGACACGGCGCTGCACACGGCGCTCGCCCTGCCGAGGGTGCGCCGGCCGGACCTGCGGCACCTCTCCAGGGTGCCCAGGCTGACCTGGGACAACGTGGTCATCTCGCGGCGCGTGTGGCGCGTGGGCCGGGCGTCGTTCGACGCGCTCGGGCAGGCGGTCGGGGATCGCGAGCTGCTGGTCGCGATGGCGCGGCTGCGGGAGACGCACGACCTGCCCGTGACGTTCTTCGCCGCGTCCGCCCGCGAACGCCGGCCGATCCACGTCGACACCCGCTCGCCCGCGCTGGTCGAGGGGCTGGGCCGGCTGGCGGCCACGGCCGAGCGGCTCACGCTGACGGAGACCCTGCCGGGGCCGGAGGAGTGCTGGCTGCGGGATGGCGGGCTCCGGTTCGCCGCCGAGCTGCGCTGCGTCTACCTGCGCCCGGCCGGCGGCCGCCCGGTGCCCCGGCCGAAATCGGAGACGGCCGAGACCCGCCCCTCAGCGGTCCGGGTGAAAGCGGAGACGGCCGACACCCGCTCCCCGGCCGCCCGGCCGAAAGCGGAAGGGGGCGACACCTGCTCCCCGGCGGCGCGCTCGCGGGCGGTCGCCCGCTATCCGGGGCCGGCGGACGTGCGCGCGGATTCGTGCTCGCGGGCGGCCGGCCCGGTGGTCCAGGGGGCTCGGGCGGCGCACCCGTACCCATGGCAGGGGGAGTGT
- a CDS encoding pyridoxal phosphate-dependent aminotransferase, with the protein MELSLLRAQAHSPSYFSLMRASSGERAPVDFCIPCNPYFPTPEIFEHLGRNLETILKFYPSDAGTITAELCATLGLHPKTVAMGNGSTELITWIDHLLVRESLAVPIPTFGRWTDQPLETGKRVDMYPLLESRNFTLDVQDYVSFIRMRGSRVAVICNPNNPDGGYLPKHDVLQLLDELIDLDLVIVDESFGDFVDCEPDAGLAAEAAVRPNVIVLRSLGKNFGLHGIRFGYMVANPALAGRVRDALPKWNLNSFAEVIVFMMRQFMGEYQNSLRLVGQDRRAMFQQLGTMPGLSVFASQGNFLLIKLPPGYDGVGLRDHLLSEHGVYVRECGNKLGTTSQFIRLVVRPQDDVRRLLIGMTQFLYSGSLHEIPVIGVHHRHVNPLSA; encoded by the coding sequence GTGGAGCTCAGCCTCTTGCGGGCACAGGCTCACAGCCCGTCGTACTTCTCGTTGATGCGTGCCTCGTCAGGAGAGCGCGCGCCGGTTGACTTCTGCATCCCGTGCAATCCATATTTCCCGACCCCGGAGATCTTCGAGCATCTCGGGAGAAACCTGGAGACGATTCTCAAGTTCTATCCGAGCGACGCGGGCACGATCACCGCGGAGCTCTGCGCCACACTCGGGCTCCACCCGAAGACGGTCGCCATGGGCAACGGGTCGACCGAGCTGATCACCTGGATCGATCACCTGCTGGTGCGCGAGAGCCTCGCGGTGCCCATCCCGACCTTCGGGCGCTGGACCGACCAGCCGCTGGAGACGGGCAAGCGGGTGGACATGTACCCGCTGCTGGAGAGCCGCAACTTCACCCTCGACGTGCAGGACTACGTCTCGTTCATCCGCATGCGCGGCTCCCGGGTCGCGGTGATCTGCAACCCGAACAACCCCGACGGCGGCTACCTCCCCAAGCACGACGTCCTGCAGCTGCTGGACGAGCTCATCGACCTCGACCTGGTGATCGTGGACGAGTCGTTCGGCGACTTCGTGGACTGCGAGCCGGACGCGGGGCTGGCGGCGGAGGCGGCGGTCCGGCCGAACGTGATCGTCCTGCGCAGCCTGGGCAAGAACTTCGGCCTGCACGGCATCCGCTTCGGCTACATGGTCGCCAACCCGGCGCTGGCCGGGCGGGTGCGCGACGCGCTGCCCAAGTGGAACCTCAACTCGTTCGCCGAGGTCATCGTGTTCATGATGCGGCAGTTCATGGGCGAGTACCAGAACAGCCTCAGGCTGGTGGGCCAGGACAGGCGGGCCATGTTCCAGCAGCTCGGCACCATGCCGGGGCTGTCGGTGTTCGCCTCGCAGGGCAACTTCCTGCTGATCAAGCTGCCGCCCGGCTACGACGGGGTGGGACTGCGCGACCACCTGCTCTCCGAGCACGGCGTCTATGTGCGCGAGTGCGGCAACAAGCTGGGCACGACCAGCCAGTTCATCCGCCTGGTCGTACGGCCGCAGGACGACGTGCGGCGGCTGCTCATCGGCATGACGCAGTTCCTGTACTCCGGCAGCCTGCACGAGATCCCCGTCATCGGGGTGCACCACCGGCACGTCAACCCCCTGTCGGCCTGA
- a CDS encoding glycerophosphodiester phosphodiesterase family protein: MNTKRWLAVLATAAVTLTAAPEAALADGRRAFDLQAHRGGLGLVVESTLPAFANALELGVSTLELDVQITEDGQAVVTHDRRISDRKCQDTAPAVPGDPEFPYVGKYVNALTLQQVRTMDCGSRTLAEFPGQRAVPGAPMATLREVFDLVRRYRAWGVKLNVETKVEAGAPSETAPREQFAQVTLREIRRAGMLRQVTIQSFDWGALMRMRELEPRLPLVALTNRDFLQTGQPGASPWLGGIDIDDFGGDPLKAVRSFGADAFSPVHGFPQNGKVTDPGYQAYVTKDMVDQAHALGLKVIPWTIDDGPTLNKLIDDGVDGIITDYPDRLRQIMAERGFKPPKRYRLHRR; encoded by the coding sequence GTGAATACGAAGAGATGGCTCGCGGTCCTCGCGACGGCAGCGGTGACCCTGACGGCCGCGCCCGAGGCGGCGCTCGCCGACGGCCGGCGCGCGTTCGACCTCCAGGCCCACCGGGGAGGGCTCGGGCTCGTGGTGGAGAGCACCCTGCCCGCGTTCGCGAACGCGCTGGAGCTCGGCGTCAGCACGCTGGAGCTCGACGTGCAGATCACCGAGGACGGCCAGGCGGTCGTCACGCACGACAGGCGGATCAGCGACAGGAAGTGCCAGGACACGGCGCCCGCCGTGCCCGGGGACCCCGAGTTCCCGTACGTCGGCAAGTACGTCAACGCCCTCACCCTCCAGCAGGTCAGGACCATGGACTGCGGGTCGCGGACGCTGGCCGAGTTCCCGGGGCAGCGGGCGGTGCCCGGGGCGCCCATGGCGACGCTGCGCGAGGTGTTCGACCTCGTACGCCGGTACCGGGCGTGGGGCGTGAAGCTCAACGTCGAGACCAAGGTGGAGGCCGGGGCGCCGAGCGAGACCGCGCCGAGGGAGCAGTTCGCGCAGGTGACGCTGCGGGAGATCCGGCGCGCCGGGATGCTGCGGCAGGTCACCATCCAGAGCTTCGACTGGGGCGCCCTGATGCGGATGCGGGAGCTGGAGCCGCGGCTGCCGCTCGTCGCGCTCACCAACCGCGACTTCCTGCAGACCGGGCAGCCGGGCGCCTCGCCCTGGCTGGGCGGCATCGACATCGACGACTTCGGCGGCGACCCGCTCAAGGCCGTCAGGTCGTTCGGGGCGGACGCGTTCTCGCCGGTGCACGGGTTCCCGCAGAACGGCAAGGTTACCGACCCCGGCTACCAGGCGTACGTCACCAAGGACATGGTCGACCAGGCCCACGCCCTCGGCCTCAAGGTGATCCCGTGGACGATCGACGACGGGCCGACCCTGAACAAGCTCATCGACGACGGCGTGGACGGCATCATCACCGACTACCCCGACCGGCTGCGGCAGATCATGGCCGAGCGCGGGTTCAAGCCGCCCAAGCGCTACCGGCTCCACCGGCGGTAG
- a CDS encoding helix-turn-helix domain-containing protein produces MAETLKKGTRVTGADREKLAGDLKKRYAAGESIRALAASTGRSYGFIHRILSESGVTLRGRGGATRGKSKR; encoded by the coding sequence GTGGCCGAGACACTGAAGAAGGGCACCCGGGTCACCGGGGCCGACCGGGAAAAACTGGCCGGCGATCTCAAGAAGCGCTACGCCGCGGGTGAGAGCATCCGCGCCCTGGCCGCTTCGACCGGTCGGTCTTACGGGTTCATCCACCGCATCCTGAGCGAGTCCGGCGTGACTCTGCGCGGGCGCGGCGGGGCGACCCGAGGCAAGTCCAAGCGCTGA
- a CDS encoding ABC-F family ATP-binding cassette domain-containing protein yields MIIASDIELRAGARLLIEKASFRVNPGDKIGLVGRNGAGKTTLTKVLAGEGLPASGSVTTSGSVGYLPQDPRTGDLEVLARDRILSARGLDEVLRKLREAELGMSSADDRTREKAVRKYGRLEDQMHVLGGYAAESEAASIASSLGLPDRVLSQPLQTLSGGQRRRVELARILFSGAETLLLDEPTNHLDADSIGWLRDFLRSHQGGLVIISHDVALLEATVNKVLHLDANRSVIDHYNVGWKAYLAQRETDEKRRKRERANAEKQAGALLAQADKMRAKATKAKAAQDMMRRAHRLLSGTEEERKSDKVARLRFPEPQPCGRTPLTAEGLSKSYGSLEVFTDVSVAIDRGHRVVILGLNGAGKTTLLRILGNIETPDTGEIRPGHGLKVGYYAQEHETLDPGRTLLENMRSAGGQFTDTELRKVLGSFLFTGDDVDKPAGVLSGGEKTRLALAILVLSSANVLLLDEPTNNLDPVSREQVLNALRSYSGAIVLVTHDEGAVDALSPDRVILLPDGTEDAWSDEFSDLVALA; encoded by the coding sequence ATGATCATCGCCAGTGACATAGAGCTGCGCGCGGGCGCGCGGCTGCTTATTGAAAAAGCCTCGTTCCGGGTCAACCCGGGCGACAAGATCGGGCTCGTCGGCCGCAACGGCGCGGGCAAGACGACCCTCACCAAGGTGCTGGCGGGCGAGGGCCTGCCCGCCAGCGGGTCCGTCACCACCAGCGGCAGCGTCGGCTACCTCCCCCAGGACCCGCGCACCGGCGACCTGGAGGTGCTCGCCCGCGACCGCATCCTGTCGGCGCGGGGTCTCGACGAGGTCCTGCGCAAGCTGCGCGAGGCCGAGCTCGGCATGTCCTCCGCCGACGACCGCACCCGCGAGAAGGCCGTCAGGAAGTACGGCAGGCTCGAGGACCAGATGCACGTGCTGGGCGGATACGCGGCCGAGTCGGAGGCCGCGTCCATCGCCTCCAGCCTCGGGCTGCCCGATCGCGTGCTCTCGCAGCCGTTGCAAACGCTTTCCGGCGGTCAGCGCCGGCGCGTGGAATTGGCGCGAATTCTTTTCAGCGGAGCGGAAACTCTCCTTCTCGACGAGCCGACAAACCACCTAGATGCCGACTCAATCGGGTGGCTTCGTGATTTTTTGCGTTCGCATCAAGGCGGCTTGGTGATCATCAGCCACGACGTCGCTCTTCTTGAAGCGACGGTCAACAAGGTCCTGCACCTGGACGCCAACCGCTCGGTGATCGATCACTACAACGTCGGCTGGAAGGCCTACCTCGCCCAGCGCGAGACCGACGAGAAGCGCAGGAAGCGCGAGCGCGCCAACGCCGAGAAACAAGCAGGTGCGCTGCTCGCGCAGGCCGACAAGATGCGGGCCAAGGCCACCAAGGCCAAGGCCGCGCAGGACATGATGCGGCGTGCGCACCGGTTGCTGTCGGGCACCGAGGAAGAGCGTAAGAGCGACAAAGTGGCGCGGTTGCGCTTCCCCGAGCCGCAGCCCTGCGGGCGCACCCCGCTCACGGCCGAGGGGCTGTCCAAGTCGTACGGCTCGCTGGAGGTCTTCACCGACGTCAGCGTGGCCATCGACCGAGGTCACAGGGTCGTCATCCTCGGCCTGAACGGCGCCGGCAAGACCACGCTGCTACGGATTCTCGGCAACATCGAGACTCCCGACACGGGCGAGATCCGGCCCGGCCACGGCCTCAAGGTCGGCTACTACGCCCAGGAGCACGAGACCCTCGACCCCGGCCGCACCCTGCTGGAGAACATGCGGTCGGCCGGGGGCCAGTTCACCGACACCGAGCTGCGCAAGGTGCTCGGCTCGTTCCTGTTCACCGGCGACGACGTCGACAAGCCCGCCGGGGTGCTGTCCGGCGGCGAGAAGACCCGGCTGGCGCTGGCGATCCTGGTGCTGTCGAGCGCCAATGTCCTCCTTCTCGACGAGCCCACGAACAACCTCGATCCGGTCAGCCGGGAGCAGGTTCTCAATGCGCTGAGGTCCTATTCAGGAGCGATCGTCCTAGTCACACATGACGAGGGTGCCGTTGACGCCCTGTCACCGGATAGGGTGATCTTGCTACCGGACGGAACTGAAGACGCATGGAGCGACGAATTTTCCGATCTTGTGGCACTTGCCTGA
- a CDS encoding ABC transporter ATP-binding protein, whose protein sequence is MAMMGGGFGPNVMASLRRDGSVTSQRLRPGTVRRIARYARPYRTHIAAFLLLVVAGAVIVIANPLLMKAIIDDGILAKRPGVVVGLAVTIGALALVDAGLTLVQRWFSARIGEGLIYDLRTEVFDHVQRMPVAFFMRAQTGALVSRLNTDVIGAQRALTSTLSSVVSNVVSLVLVLGAMLALSWQVTLVALVLLPIFIVPAKFVGRRMSALTREQMQLDAEMSSVTTERFNVAGAMVAKLYGRPEDDAEVFGRRAARVRDVGVTVGMYGTVFRVALGLVAALATALVYGIGGVLSVSGVFELGTLVALTALLMRLYGPLTSLSNVHVDVMTALVSFDRVFEILDLKPMVAERPGAEPIPGGPVTIEFDDVRFRYPAAEEVSLASLESVARQDSGPSYPVLKGISFTAAPGRMVALVGHSGAGKTTITSLVSRLYDVNEGAVRINGLDVREATLDSLRDTVGVVMQDAHLFHDTIGANLRYARPEASDEEIWEALRAAQIGDLVEALPEQLETVVGDRGYRLSGGEKQRLALARLLLKAPRVVVLDEATAHLDSESEAAVQVALKTALEGRTSLVIAHRLSTIREADEILVIHEGRIAERGRHEELLERGGLYSELYRTQFTSSGSPGG, encoded by the coding sequence ATGGCGATGATGGGAGGGGGCTTCGGCCCCAATGTGATGGCGTCCCTGCGGCGCGACGGCTCGGTGACCAGCCAGCGGCTGCGGCCCGGCACCGTGCGGCGCATCGCCCGCTACGCCAGGCCGTACAGGACGCACATTGCCGCGTTCCTGCTGCTCGTCGTGGCTGGCGCGGTCATCGTGATCGCCAACCCGCTGCTGATGAAGGCGATCATCGACGACGGCATCCTGGCCAAGCGGCCGGGCGTCGTGGTCGGGCTGGCGGTGACGATCGGCGCGCTGGCGCTGGTGGACGCCGGGCTGACGCTGGTGCAGCGGTGGTTCTCGGCGCGCATCGGCGAAGGGCTGATCTACGACCTGCGCACCGAGGTGTTCGACCACGTGCAGCGCATGCCGGTGGCGTTCTTCATGCGGGCCCAGACCGGCGCGCTGGTCAGCAGGCTCAACACCGACGTGATCGGCGCGCAGCGGGCGCTGACGAGCACGCTGTCGTCCGTGGTCTCCAACGTGGTCAGCCTGGTCCTGGTGCTGGGCGCGATGCTGGCGCTGTCGTGGCAGGTGACGCTGGTCGCGCTGGTGCTGCTGCCGATCTTCATCGTGCCCGCCAAGTTCGTCGGGCGGCGCATGTCGGCGCTGACGCGCGAGCAGATGCAGCTCGACGCCGAGATGAGCTCCGTGACGACCGAGCGGTTCAACGTGGCGGGCGCCATGGTGGCCAAGCTCTACGGCCGCCCGGAGGACGACGCGGAGGTGTTCGGCCGCAGGGCGGCCCGGGTGCGCGACGTGGGCGTGACGGTCGGCATGTACGGCACCGTCTTCCGGGTCGCGCTCGGGCTCGTCGCCGCGCTGGCCACCGCCCTGGTGTACGGCATCGGCGGCGTCCTGTCCGTGTCCGGCGTCTTCGAGCTCGGCACGCTGGTGGCCCTGACCGCCCTGCTGATGCGCCTGTACGGCCCGCTCACGTCCCTGTCCAACGTGCACGTCGACGTGATGACCGCGCTGGTGAGCTTCGACCGCGTCTTCGAGATCCTGGACCTCAAGCCCATGGTGGCCGAGCGGCCCGGCGCCGAGCCGATCCCCGGCGGGCCGGTCACGATCGAGTTCGACGACGTGCGCTTCCGCTACCCGGCCGCCGAGGAGGTCTCGCTGGCCTCGCTGGAGTCGGTCGCCAGGCAGGACAGCGGCCCGTCCTACCCCGTACTCAAGGGCATCTCGTTCACGGCCGCGCCGGGCCGGATGGTCGCCCTGGTCGGCCACTCGGGCGCGGGCAAGACGACCATCACGTCCCTGGTGTCCCGCCTGTACGACGTCAACGAGGGCGCCGTGCGCATCAACGGGCTCGACGTGCGCGAGGCCACCCTCGACTCCCTGCGCGACACCGTCGGAGTGGTCATGCAGGACGCTCATCTCTTCCATGACACGATCGGGGCCAATCTCCGTTATGCCAGGCCGGAGGCGAGCGACGAGGAGATCTGGGAGGCTCTCAGGGCCGCGCAGATCGGCGACCTCGTGGAGGCCCTGCCCGAGCAGCTCGAGACCGTCGTGGGCGACCGCGGCTACCGGCTGTCGGGCGGCGAGAAGCAGCGCCTCGCGCTGGCCCGGCTGCTGCTCAAGGCGCCGCGCGTGGTCGTGCTCGACGAGGCCACCGCCCACCTCGACTCGGAGTCCGAGGCGGCCGTGCAGGTGGCGTTGAAGACCGCGCTGGAGGGCCGCACCTCGCTGGTGATCGCGCACCGGCTCTCGACGATCAGGGAGGCCGACGAGATCCTGGTGATCCACGAGGGCCGCATCGCCGAGCGGGGCCGCCACGAGGAGCTGCTGGAGCGCGGCGGGCTCTACTCCGAGCTCTACCGCACCCAGTTCACCTCTTCAGGTAGCCCAGGCGGTTGA
- a CDS encoding enoyl-CoA hydratase/isomerase family protein, which translates to MAEAQARQRGGNADEVSGSTEHGVRFEVDGEIATITLDRPEKRNAQTFATWSALARIGESLPEQVRVVVVKGEGPSFSAGIDLRMFTPEGVPGQGSFSSAAKSDDATFEQRISQAQAGFLWLRRPEIVSIAAVQGYAIGAGFQLALSCDLRIVADDVSFCMKEPALGLVPDLTGTKPLVELVGLAKAIDLCLTARTVHADEAMRIGLAEKVVARGDLDQAVRDKVAELLAVNRDAAIATKRLLQGAQGRSLEEQCAAERLEQAARIKALFT; encoded by the coding sequence ATGGCGGAAGCGCAGGCGCGACAGCGCGGGGGGAATGCGGACGAGGTCTCCGGATCGACGGAGCACGGAGTTCGCTTCGAGGTGGACGGTGAGATAGCGACGATCACGCTGGACCGGCCGGAAAAGCGGAACGCGCAGACGTTCGCGACATGGTCGGCGCTGGCTCGGATCGGCGAGAGCCTGCCCGAGCAGGTGCGCGTAGTCGTCGTGAAAGGTGAGGGACCGTCCTTCTCGGCAGGGATCGACCTGCGGATGTTCACACCTGAGGGGGTGCCCGGACAGGGCTCGTTCAGCTCGGCGGCCAAGAGCGACGACGCAACCTTCGAGCAGCGCATCAGCCAGGCACAGGCGGGGTTCCTGTGGCTGCGCCGCCCGGAGATCGTTTCCATCGCCGCAGTGCAGGGGTACGCGATCGGCGCGGGGTTCCAGCTCGCGCTCTCCTGTGACCTGCGGATCGTGGCCGATGATGTTTCCTTCTGCATGAAAGAGCCCGCACTGGGCCTGGTGCCCGACCTGACGGGGACCAAGCCCCTGGTCGAGCTGGTGGGCCTGGCCAAGGCGATCGACCTCTGCCTGACCGCCAGGACCGTGCACGCGGACGAGGCCATGCGCATCGGCCTCGCGGAGAAAGTGGTCGCTCGGGGCGACCTGGATCAAGCCGTACGAGACAAGGTCGCGGAGCTGCTGGCCGTCAACCGGGACGCGGCGATCGCGACGAAGCGACTCCTCCAGGGGGCGCAGGGCCGCTCCCTGGAGGAGCAGTGCGCGGCCGAGCGGCTCGAACAGGCGGCCCGCATCAAGGCCCTCTTCACCTGA